The DNA sequence GTGGGAGCTTGGATGCTCAGGGAGCTGCGGGGCGGGGCCAGCCGGGCGGGGCCCCGCCCCCTCGCTCTCAGGTCGTGCTCTGCACGGTTTTCAGTTCAGTGGAGCAGCTCCGGGCCCAGCGCAGGCTGCcccatctccctgccaccctcagaCTCGACAAGTCCCATCACTGGTCCGCCCGTCTCCCTTCCCGCGCTCCACAGAGACGTGTGTTGGGGGGGGTTGACTCGAGTTTCCAATATTAGAGGAAATAAGCAAACGCCGTCTTCTCCCGGTTTCTCTGGGGCGCCTTCGGAGGGCCAAGCGTGAGTCCCTGCTGACAGCTGGTCTCAACCTCCAGACACAGGAGAACATGTTTCTACGGCTTGAAGCCCCCAGCCCACGGGAAATCATttcagcagccctgggaaaggaATACACTAGGTAAAGTGTGAAGAAAAGCGTATTTAGAAACCTTGTCACCTGAATTGATGTTTATGACCTATTCTAAATAAAGGTGCACTGATGCCCAAACTCGTTTTTAGGACAGTCCCCCAGCCTCTTCTGGTCAAAGGGCCCGCCGGCCCCCGAGCTCCCAGAGGAGACTGCTGGGCGTTTATGAACCCCTGCACGGATGGCGTAAAGGAGGGAGTGCAGCTGCAGCCCGGCCTGGTGACCACGAAGGATGGCAGTGATTTGTCTCCCGAGCTCACACGTTGAAACTGGTAGAAATACCTCCTCCATGCTGGTGGGCCCTCGGCCCCAAGTTTGTGGTTTCAGCTGTGGACGCGCAAGTCCTAGAGAGCCTGCCTCACCAGGTGGGGTCAGGGCTTGGCCGTCTGGACGCAGAAAAGCTCTCCAGGCCATTCTGATGCCCCCAGAGGTCAGAACACGCTGCGGAGTCTCAAGCCTTGCAGAGCTGAGGGACCCCCGATGCCAGCTGGCCCGGGCCGGCCACCCAGAATCAGAGCTCGCCCACCTTCAACTGCAGCCCACATTTGCAGGACGTCATGAAGTGGAAGGAAGCTTTCTAAATGATGGAGAGCAAGGAAACAACTCAAACAATGTGTTAGAAGACAGGCTtgattccctccttcctctctccgtAGGAGATATTTCAAAATGCTAGTCACCATCACGGACTTAATTAGCAaaagggttctgttttctcttttttgttatgCTTATTGCTTTTGTCAGCTTTTGAATAATTATAATTTGCTCTGATTTCTTCttattccaaataatttttctcttttgtacttCCTTCCATGCccatattttgcattctttttctgaagaagaGCCCCCCCCCGATTGTGTCAGTTCCAGACCCTCCAATCCTGGAACTGCCCCTCCTCGTGGAAAGCACAGGACCAGGAGGGGCGAGGGGTGCAGGGGGGCCCGTCAGGAAACAACGTGGCCGCCCCGACCCCATGAGAGTCCTGAgagcagaagggaaaagaaagatttttagcAGCGGCCACGAGTGTGGAACCTTGGGGAGTGGCAGCAATGTCAAAGAAGAATTTTAAGGAGTGCTGCTGAGAATTTTGCTTGTATTTCcgcctgggggtgggtggaggtgtTTTGGccggagggggaggaggaggggaggcagagaaagacagaaacacagaaCTTAGGCAtgtttaaaactttcatttttccaGCAGCTGGACTTTGCTGCTCGAATGTTACTTTAAACCAAGATTGAGCCGCGTGGGACCTGGGTTCTTTCTGGTTAGTTCTGATCGAAGGTCAGGACCATTCCTTTCTCTGCGGGACTCCCTGGCGCCCAGCTGCCTGACCCGAGGTGCGTCTTTGCccccctgcacccctcccccaccccgaggAGGGTCCCAGActtctctctcccagcctcaCGCTGGGCGCCCCCTCGGTCCTGCTGGTTCGGGGGCTGGCCCTGCAGTGAGTCCGGGCTGCCCGTGTCCTTCCAGGCCCCCCCTTCCCGCCCTTGGAGAGAATGATGTCCTTACCTGTTCTGTGTCCTTTTCTCTGTACCTACGTTGGCCAAACGTCCTGCTCCGCGCAGCACCGTGCACCTGCAGGTAGAAGACGCGGCTGGGTCGTGGGGTGGGCAGCAGCTCTCGGTCCGTGTGTGGAGGCTTGCGGAGACCCCCTCAGGGACGGGCCACTTCCGGTGCCCTcctgtgtccccagagcctggctcACAGCGGGCCCTCTCCCCAGGGGCAGGACCTAAAACTCTTCTGCTGGTGTGCTCAGTGGAAGGAAAGGGTCGCAGCCCCTGAGTTACGGATGAGGCCCCGGGAGGGCGTCTCCTGTCCGCGGTCACCTGGCTGGTGACCTGGGACAGCAGCCCCTGCCACTTCCCCgtgtctcccctcccttcccaaaGGTCTCAGAAGGAATCCAGGGATCAAGACTTGACTGTACCGTGTCCTTTGGGTGGTATAACCCTCGTGGAGTGTCCCGGACCGTGTGTGTTTTGGAGCAAGTTCTCAGGCACGTCCAGTCTTTTGTGCATTGGGACAAAAGGTAATCGCCTCCTCTGGGGCTGCGTGCAGCTTCGCTCTGACCCTGGAGTGGGCAGCCCCAGGTGCGTGCATCCCGAGAGCAGGCAGCCCATGAAGAAGACCCAGGGCTGGCGCTGAGGGCAGTCGCAAGTCAGGCGATCAGCTGGTAGGGGATTCACGTTGTCTAGGGACACAGCGCGCTGAAGGGAGCCTGGGTGCGAGGTGCCCCTCTGGGGGATGGGGGGCGGTCCAGCGGGCAGGCCCTGAGAGCTTTGTAACAAGTGATGGGACCTGAGGGAGGGCGAAGTGCCTCTGGGAGCTGGTCTGGACTGGGGCCAAGCCTACCAGCCTCAGGGCTTTTCTGCGCCCACGGCAGGTGTGAATAACGCTGATGGCACCTGCGGGGTCCCAGGTGCTAAGAGGGGACCTGGACCCCATTCTCCCACTGGAATGAACTCATCACCCCAAGTTCACAGGGGAACCGTTCCCCTTATACAGCACCAGCTTCCTGGTGGTGGGAGCCATGGTGCTGGTCTTGCAGGGATGCTGTGGGATCGAAAGAGCTCACTTGTGTCGAGGTCCAGGCACGCAGCTGGCGCTTAACGAGGACGGCGTGGTGACCCCTAGTGGGCTGCTGccttcctgcttcttcctggCAGTCCCCAGCCGCGGTCCTTGGGACACGAAGTGGACTGAATCACCACTTCCAGAAGGCGGGGAGCATTGGACCCTGTTCCTGAGATTCTCCATCAGTAGCTGCTACGGCGTGGTCCCTTCCGTCCTCCTGAAATTGCCCTGCAGCACGACCCCACCGGTCCGCTCATCATCCAATGCACCCACTTCAGTGCCCAGCGCACGTGTGGACTTAGGCCCCACTGGAAACGCATCAGAACAGCGAGGGGAGGCTGCATCTCCGTCCAGCGGGGAGGGACTGGGAGGCAGCTGTCACGAAGGCCCGGGCACCCCGGCTCGTCTCTGCCACGTAAACCTCTCCCAAGTGGTGAGATCTGCCCGGGTGGCAGCGGGGACCCTGAGCGAGGCCCAGCCCCCCCCCCACTGCTGCCAAGAGGCGGAGGGCCGCCTCCGGGGGGCCTCCCTGGGGACAGGCCCCGGTTGCCCCCGGCTCACTGCGGGCCAAGGAAAGGTGTTCTCAGGTGAAACTCGGTCTGTTGGCACCCGGGTTCTCCCTAAAAGTGTCCTTTGGCAGGGGCCCCAGCTCCCACTGGCTCTAACGATGGACAGCTCGATTTGGGGGAAACGTCAGGGCCAGCGGTCAGAGTGTCGCCGTGCTGCGTCTCCTCAGTCACGGTGGGGCTTGCCTGCGAAGCTGATACCACCTCTGTCTCACCAGCCAGGACACGGAGATGCCGGGAGGTTACGGACTCCCCAGGTGTGTGCAGCCCCTAAGTAGTCCAAAGCCCCCTTCACTCCAGGGTCCCGCAGTCAAAtctgtggtgtatgtgtgtgtccatgAATGTTAGAGGGTGGTACATAGGGAATATTTCGACAAgcaaaagtacttttaaattatgCCTAATTTTTCTTCAGCAGCCATAGGTAAGTTCACCGATACATTAACTAATAGGTTCTCCCCTCCCTAATTTACGTTATTCTCAGCCCTGCAAgcattccccacccacccccgtccCAGAGAGTGTCCAGGGAGCTCGTGTTTCCTGCCCCAAGAGGCGTCCACCGGAAGCAGATGAGCGGTCCAGCTGTGGGTTCGGTGGAGACGGGCAGCTGCGGGCGCCCCTGCGCGCGGGCGTTCTGAGCAGGCAGGACCTCGGAGCTGCCCGTGGGGGTGAGCTGACCCCCACCGGATCAGCCGCTGGATACAGGCCGCTCGTCTCCCCTGAGGCCTTTGAAACATTTGCTCTCAGGAAAAAAGTGCTAGTGATGTATCTGCCCCCCGCACCTCTACTCCAGCTTCTCAGGGTGGCCGTATTAGTGGGACCCTTTTGCATGCAAATGAGTGAAACCCGGTCACCCTGGTTTAAGGGGCACGGAGGGTCCCAGGGGCCCTGTCACTGCGCAGTCTGGGGGCGGGTGGCGTCCCTCGGCCTGGCGCACTGGCCCAAACTGGGCAGCACgaccacctccctccttccccagggcccACCACACTCCCCTGCTTCTGCCCCGCGCTGCCTGCTGGTTTTCCCCTCAGCGGGCTCTCTTCGTGGGGCGGGTCTTCGTggggagggctttcctggtggctccGGCTCACAGCTCCCTGGTCTGCGGTTCCAGTTCAAGCGAAGGTGGTCAGCGCTGCCCTCTCCTGAATCACGTCTGCGCTTTCAAGCCAGAGGAAAGCCGTGTCCCCCGGCTGGGCCTCGCTACATGGCCACCCCGGGGCGTCAGGAGGAGCTGGTCAGCCCTGGGGGAAGACGACGTGCCTTTTCCAACGGGAGGGACAGCGGGGGCTGGCCCGGGGGCCCACCTCTTCCTCTCAGAGGTCTCAAAGGCCTGCAGGGAGGCCAGGAGCGCTCACACCTGCTGGCCATcggcgggggcaggggggcacCAGATTTCCTTCCTGCTACATTCGAAATGGGGCTTTCGTCCATCACTGAGAAGTCTTCACAGGGCACCTGCTCTGGGCCCAGCCCAAGCGGGGCCGGTACTGAGGAGATGCAGGTCACAGCCGTGCTGCCCTCAGTGTGATGCCAGCCATGTGTGAGGCATGCTTTCCAGCAGCCTCGTTGAAAAAGTAaaaggacagggagatcagctcggtgctttgtgaccacctagaggggtgggatagggagggtgggagggagacacaagagggaggggatatggggatgtatgcatatgtatagctgattcactttgttatacagcagaaactaacacaccattgtaaatcagttatactccaataaagatgttaaaaaaaaaaagtaaaaggaaacaggTGAGGTCAGTGtctataatgtattttatttaacttaatatgTCCAAAGTATTATCATGTCAACATTTTGACACAGCAATTTCAATAATGATCAGTTTGCAACAATTATTAACCAGCGCCATGCATTCCACTCTTGGAGGCCCAGGATGGTGCCCACCCGTCGCCCATCCATCAGCTGAGGCATCGTTCAAGGGCTGCGTCGCTCTGCGGGGCCGGCGGCTTCTGCACTGGAGCTGCAGGCTTTCGTTCTGTTGGGAGGCGAGACAAGTTCGCGGGAAGTCCAGCTGCAGGTCCCAAACCACCCGGGTCTGCACGCCTTACTCCACGTCTCCCGTCCTGGGGACACCTGCTCACAGGTGGGCTTTCGTGCATCTCGGCCAGCGGAGAGGCAGGGGGCACCTCCCCTGGTCTGGGGGCTCCACCAGCTAGCTGGGCTCTGCGCCGCGTGGCCCTCATCCAGCGGGACCTCACTTCCGCTGCACCTGACGGCCAGGTGAGGTTGCGAAGGGCATGGTGTCCTGAGGGCGCACACAGGGGATTCGGGCGGAGTCAAGCCGCCCGGTGCAGAGGATGAGTCTCTGTGCCCAGTGCCCGCCGTCCTCGGATGTTTCTGCGGATCCCTGAgaccccccagcctcctccctcctggcTGCTCCCACCCACACCCTGAACCTGCGAACCTGCCCCCAGTCCCCTCGGGGCCGGTCGTGTGCCCACCACACTGCCCAGCGCCGGACACCGACAGCCCCCCGGCTGCCCCCTGCCCAGAACCACGTGCAGGGCGCTGTGTGAGCAGGTGTCCCCGGGGACAGGGCGGCGGAGGGAAAAGACAGGAAGCACGCGAAGTCCACACCCGCCGGCGCTGCCACCCCAGGGAGTCTCACTGTCCCTCCTCATGGCGGGGACGGGTTTCCTTCTCGTTCCCGCCGTTTTCCTTGGGCACAGGGTATTCGTCAATACATCCCAGGTATATGCACCACaaattgcacacacacacaagcacacagcaGTTTCTCTTTTCATAACTGAgacctctctttaaaaaaaaaaaatctcttttttctgtaaagtCCGTAGCCtgggacttttttcttttggagaactGGGGGCCTGTTGGAGTGCTTGCTCAAATTAAAGGTGAttctcttttccagaaaattctgCTCTTTGCCATTCTGCCCATCCCGCCGCCACCAACCAAACACAGAAATGATCacatttggctttcttttttttaatttgcattttttgagTTTCCTTCAAACTGCTTCCTCGGAGCAGTTAGATTTGACCAGCGTGGGACGTGAagctccccctccacccccagaggGAGACGGAGGTCCTGGCCTGACTCTGGCACCTGGTGGGGACTGAATGGAGCtgtcagaagagagagagacagacagagacagagatcgacagagacagagacacagagacagagacagagagtgacagagacagagagcgacagagacagagacagagagacagagacagagagtgacagagacagagacagagagacagagacagagacagagagcaacagagagacagagacagagacagagagcgacagagacagagacagagagacagagagcgacagagacagagacacagagacagagacagagagacagacagagacagagagcgacagagacagagacacagagacagagacagagaacgacagagacagagacagagagacagagacagagacagagagacagagacagagagcgacagagacagagacagagagacagagacagagagtgacagagacagagacagagagacagagacagagagcgacagagacagagacagagagcgacagagacagagagacagagacagagagcgacagagacagagacagagagacagagacagagacagagagcgacagagacagagacagagggagcaaAGGCCGGAGGGTAGAAATAACAGACCACCGGCCCAGTCCTGGGGAGGCATGCTGCCGCCGTGCGCAGAGGTGACCTCTGTGGCCCGCACAGCCGACGCACAGAGGACACTGGATGTATCCGGGCTCCTTCCCGCTCCTTAGATACTGCTGTTATGTGCATGCCTCCCCCGACTCTTccatgtgggttttttccccgTCAGGTTATTACCCGGTGGTTTTCTGGGTTGAATTGCATTTTTGCTGCGGCTGGATTATATTTTCAACCTGTCTGGAGCCTTAATTCATTACTCATGCTGTATATGGATgaagttaaaattaaatgaactaatttcaatttttcaccTCAGTCAGACACTTTGCCGAGAAGGGCAGGAGTGATGATTCCAGGTCAGTCTGGCGGTGACGCCGCATTCATGGCCCGCCTGCCGGCCACGCTGACCTCTGCTCACCCTGCCTCACACGGTCTTGCCTCGGGCCTCTAGGGAAACGGCCTGTTAACTTCTCTCTTTAACAATGGTTTTAGTCATCGCAATAAATTTCTTGTTCATCTCTTATATTTGGGCCCCAAAAATATAAGGCCAATGGACCCAATGACCTCCAAAAAGAGATGATAATGGTCATCATAGCGGACCTCTTGGGTGCTCACCACGCACCAGGCACCGTGCTCAACCGAACGTGCATATCCCTGTTCAATCCTGCAGCAGGCTGACGGGGGTCTGCGACCCCATTAGATGGATGAAAAACCGAGGCACAGAAGAAGGACAGGAACCTGCCACCACTGGCACAGCCAAGCTGGTGTCGGAATCTTCACTCTTCCGAGATCCTGATCTTGCTGCGAGAAATCACTCATTTGCGCTGGTGTGAAAATGTCCCCGGTCAGCTCCACTTCAGGATGTCGGGCTGTGGCCACCTCCTCAACGGGCCAGAGCCTCCCAGCCTCACTCACCATATCTGAGAGCAGTGGGTCTGACAATGCCTGTGTTCAAACCCTGGCGCACGACGTGGGTAACGAGCACCCGTCTCCTGGGACGTGGTGAAGTGTGGCTGCGTCCGTGCACCTGGGGCTCCAAGGACAAAGCTGGTCCAGGTGGAGGCAAGCAGTGGGGTCGGGGGTGAAGGCTGAGAGCAGCCTTCAGCTGACGCCGACACCAGGCTGAGATGGCTTTGGTGGCCAATCAATATATGCTGAATTACTGACCACATGGTGGAAACTTTGTGTTAAAAaacttaaggtttttttttttcagctgtgccacgtggcttgcaggatcttagttccctgaccaaggattgaacccgggccacctcAGTTGAAAGctctgagtcttaaccactggaccaccaggaattccaaaaaatttaattttaaactaaGCCATATGAAAAATATCCTCTCAAAACTCATAGCTTTGTGGGTGCTTTTAATAAGGCCGTGTGGTTTTATCAGTGTACTAGGTGCCTCAGTTTGCtctgtataacaaattactgcggactgggggcttaaacaataaacatttatttctcatattctGGAGAccgggaagtccaagatcaaggtgccagaagaagcagtgtctggtgagagcacTCTTCCTGGTGttcagatggccatcttcttgccgTGTCCTCacgtggagagagggagagagtataagagggagagagaattcaagctctcttgtctcttcttataagggcactaatcccccATGACCTCATCACGTCCCAAAGGCCCTTCTTCCTAATGGCATCCTTCTGGGGGTtcgggtttcaacatatgaattttagggggacacaccACGAGTTCATGACACTAGGCTATTTCCAATAGCTTTTTTGAATGAATACTAGTCTGGACAAGCTGGGATGGCCAGTTCGGCTGTGTCTCCTGACACCTTCTAGCCTGCCTTGTCCTCTCAGATTTCAGAGACCTGCCTTAAGATAACAGGAAGACAGGAAAAGGATGTTGCAGGGAGCAGGTTCAGGAAGCTGGAATCTGACTTGAGAGAGCCGGCTGCAAATAACAGGGATCCCAGGGCGGGGGAGAAACAGAACTGTAGAAGCAGAAGCTCAGGATGGAGACTGCAGGAGGATTGGGAAGTGGGGGGCTGCAAGGACCCCCAAGTCGGAAATCACTGAAATGGAGCCGCTGGGGGGCCACAGAGCTCCtttaggaagaaaggaagatgcTGAAAGGGGCAGGGAAGGTGAGTTAGAGGACACATAGCCAGTCCCCTCCCCCCTGTGTGGTTTCCAGCAGAAGCCGTGAGAGATTGCAGAGGGTCACGAGGGCACTGCCATGCTAGTCTGGACCCCCACCTCTCACGGTGGGGAGAGAATCAGTGCCACAGAATCTGAGATTCTGGAGATCAACTTGTTCACTTTTGTCTGATGCCCTCAGCACCATCCCAGCCAGTAGAGTTGGAACAGCACTCgcccagccatccatccatccgatCTTGGGACAACATTTCCCTGCTAGAAGCTTCCTCTTTCTTTGACTGGATATGCAAGAGACAAGACATTCTCATCTCCTGGATGGACAGGGACACTTTATAACCTTGgcattttctgaattttgaaatatGTGGAGACATTATTAATAAATACATGACACGAAAACTTTGGTGAAAGTGTTGCATTGAAATTtgcatgttttattttagttCAAGTTCTGACCCTTGGATGCACCCAGAACATGCCCACTGCACACAACTCCTCCTCAAATATAGGAATGGAGGAATAACCCCAGTTCTCCCAAGAGTTCCCCGTAAAACGTGGTCTCCAATCCCCTATTAGTCCTCATATGCTCATATGCTCCTAGTTGGCTTTGTCAGTGTATTAAAAAGTGTGCTCCAGACTGAAATACCTCTAGTCATGTGACCAGTAGGGGGTAGGTGGTAGCTTTCCTTGTTCTGTGGACCTTATTTTACGTCTTGCAAATTGGGGAGCTGCCTTTAATTAGCGTGGAGCCATATGTTGGTTAGGGTAGAGACTGACCATGCATTCCACCGATACCCTTCGGTCTCTTACATTTGTTGCTGTTAAGCTTATCTTTCCCATCCTATTATGATCCACAGACTTTTGGAATTTACTGTACATTTTAATAAGCTTCTCTTAAAATGTGTCCCATCATTTCAACCTGTCAAGTTCATTAGTTCCTTAACATGGATAATACctaattcatctttgtattcctaggAGGATGCCttgcaaatattaaaaatcagtcATGGAATGTATACAAAACTGTGCCAGAATAACTAGAATAACCAGTCCTGACTcccatttagttttgttttttttttaattggagtattcaggtgtacagcaaagtgattcagttacatgtaCATCTATTCATTcttgtttagattcttttctcatataggttatcacaaaatatagggtagagttccctgtgatttacagtattatactaagtgaagtaagtcagacagagaaagacaaatatcacatgatatcacccatatgtggaatctaattttaaaagaaaagaaaagaaacaaatctcaTTTGGTTTTTTTGACTTAGAAAGGGTGTAGATGTGGAGACCACTTGATATTTCTAAATGACCTGCTTCAAATGGAACCTAAAGACAGATTTatcccccagccctgctggtTTCACTGGTGGCCCTGGGAGTTACCTCAGCTGCCTTATCTGTGAAGTGAAGGGCTTGTCTTGATAGCCTGTAAGTTTCCTTCCACTTGTAATAATCCAGTTCCTGAGATTCTGGTCATGTTTTTTTTCAGCAAGAATAAGATCACATGCAGAGAGTCTCCAGTGGCTGCGTGCTCCTGTGTGCC is a window from the Balaenoptera musculus isolate JJ_BM4_2016_0621 chromosome 12, mBalMus1.pri.v3, whole genome shotgun sequence genome containing:
- the LOC118905204 gene encoding uncharacterized protein LOC118905204; this encodes MDSSIWGKRQGQRSECRRAASPQSRWGLPAKLIPPLSHQPGHGDAGRLRTPQPCKHSPPTPVPESVQGARVSCPKRRPPEADERSSCGFGGDGQLRAPLRAGVLSRQDLGAARGGELTPTGSAAGYRPLVSPEAFETFALRKKVLVMYLPPAPLLQLLRVAVLVGPFCMQMSETRSPWFKGHGGSQGPCHCAVWGRVASLGLAHWPKLGSTTTSLLPQGPPHSPASAPRCLLVFPSAGSLRGAGLRGEGFPGGSGSQLPGLRFQFKRRWSALPSPESRLRFQARGKPCPPAGPRYMATPGRQEELVSPGGRRRAFSNGRDSGGWPGGPPLPLRGLKGLQGGQERSHLLAIGGGRGAPDFLPATFEMGLSSITEKSSQGTCSGPSPSGAGTEEMQVTAVLPSV